One Loxodonta africana isolate mLoxAfr1 chromosome 6, mLoxAfr1.hap2, whole genome shotgun sequence DNA window includes the following coding sequences:
- the STRADB gene encoding STE20-related kinase adapter protein beta isoform X2 — protein sequence MSLLDCFCTSRTRVESLRPEKQSETSIHQYLVDEPTLSRLPLSAGASEVINSTNVSHYELQVEIGRGFDNLTSVHLARHTPTGMLVTVKITNLENCTDERLKALQKSLILSHLFRHPNVTTYWTVFTVGSWLWVISPFMAYGSASQLLKTYFPEGMSETLIRNILFGAVTGLNYLHQNGYIHRSIKASHILISGDGLVTLSGLSHLHSLVKHGQRHRAVYDFPQFSTSVQPWLSPELLRQMLLQKLKGPPYSPLDVSIFPQSESRMKNSRSGIDSGIGESVLVSSGTRTVNSDRLQTPSSKSFSPAFFNLVQLCLQQDPEKRPSASSLLSHVFFKQMKEQSQDSILSLLPPVYNKPSVAVPPVLPWTEPECIFPEEKDSNWEF from the exons ATGTCTCTTTTG GATTGTTTTTGTACTTCACGAACACGAGTTGAATCACTCAGACCTGAAAAACAGTCTGAAACCAGTATCCATCAATACTTG GTTGATGAGCCAACCCTCTCCCGGTTACCTCTGTCTGCTGGAGCCAGTGAAGTGATAAATTCCACTAATGTTTCTCACTATGAACTTCAAGTGGAAATAG GAAGAGGATTTGACAACTTGACTTCTGTCCACCTTGCAAGGCACACTCCTACAGGAATGTTGGTGACTGTAAAAATTACAAATCTGGAAAACTGCACTGATGAACGCCTAAAAGCTTTACAG AAATCACTAATTCTATCCCACTTGTTCCGGCACCCCAATGTTACAACTTATTGGACAGTTTTCACTGTTGGCAGCTGGCTTTGGGTTATTTCTCCATTTATGGCCTATG GTTCAGCAAGTCAACTCTTGAAGACTTATTTTCCTGAAGGAATGAGTGAAACTTTAATAAGAAACATCCTCTTTGGAGCAGTGACAGGGTTGAACTATCTGCACCAAAATGGCTATATTCACAG GAGTATTAAAGCCAGCCATATCCTCATTTCTGGTGATGGCCTAGTGACCCTCTCTGGCCTGTCCCATCTGCATAGTTTGGTTAAGCACGGACAGAGGCATAGGGCTGTGTATGATTTCCCACAGTTCAGCACATCAGTGCAGCCGTGGCTGAGTCCAGAACTACTGAGACAG ATGCTGTTACAGAAACTGAAAGGTCCTCCTTATAGCCCATTGGATGTCAGTATTTTCCCTCAGTCAGAATCCAGAATGAAAAATTCCCGATCAGGTATAGACTCTGGGATTGGAGAAAGTGTACTTGTGTCCAGTGGCACTCGCACAGTGAACAGTGACAGACTGCAGACGCCATCctcaaaaagtttctctcctgccttcttcaaCTTGGTACAACTCTGTTTGCAACAAGATCCTGAGAAAAG accATCAGCAAGCAGTTTATTGTCCCATGTATTCTTTAAACAG ATGAAAGAACAAAGCCAGGATTCAATACTCTCACTGTTGCCTCCTGTTTATAACAAGCCATCAGTAGCAGTGCCTCCTGTGTTACCTTGGACCGAGCCAGAATGTATTTTTCCTGAAGAAAAAGACTCAAACTGGGAATTCTAG
- the STRADB gene encoding STE20-related kinase adapter protein beta isoform X1: protein MSLLDCFCTSRTRVESLRPEKQSETSIHQYLVDEPTLSRLPLSAGASEVINSTNVSHYELQVEIGRGFDNLTSVHLARHTPTGMLVTVKITNLENCTDERLKALQKSLILSHLFRHPNVTTYWTVFTVGSWLWVISPFMAYGSASQLLKTYFPEGMSETLIRNILFGAVTGLNYLHQNGYIHRSIKASHILISGDGLVTLSGLSHLHSLVKHGQRHRAVYDFPQFSTSVQPWLSPELLRQDLHGYNVKSDIYSVGITACELASGRVPFQDMHRTQMLLQKLKGPPYSPLDVSIFPQSESRMKNSRSGIDSGIGESVLVSSGTRTVNSDRLQTPSSKSFSPAFFNLVQLCLQQDPEKRPSASSLLSHVFFKQMKEQSQDSILSLLPPVYNKPSVAVPPVLPWTEPECIFPEEKDSNWEF from the exons ATGTCTCTTTTG GATTGTTTTTGTACTTCACGAACACGAGTTGAATCACTCAGACCTGAAAAACAGTCTGAAACCAGTATCCATCAATACTTG GTTGATGAGCCAACCCTCTCCCGGTTACCTCTGTCTGCTGGAGCCAGTGAAGTGATAAATTCCACTAATGTTTCTCACTATGAACTTCAAGTGGAAATAG GAAGAGGATTTGACAACTTGACTTCTGTCCACCTTGCAAGGCACACTCCTACAGGAATGTTGGTGACTGTAAAAATTACAAATCTGGAAAACTGCACTGATGAACGCCTAAAAGCTTTACAG AAATCACTAATTCTATCCCACTTGTTCCGGCACCCCAATGTTACAACTTATTGGACAGTTTTCACTGTTGGCAGCTGGCTTTGGGTTATTTCTCCATTTATGGCCTATG GTTCAGCAAGTCAACTCTTGAAGACTTATTTTCCTGAAGGAATGAGTGAAACTTTAATAAGAAACATCCTCTTTGGAGCAGTGACAGGGTTGAACTATCTGCACCAAAATGGCTATATTCACAG GAGTATTAAAGCCAGCCATATCCTCATTTCTGGTGATGGCCTAGTGACCCTCTCTGGCCTGTCCCATCTGCATAGTTTGGTTAAGCACGGACAGAGGCATAGGGCTGTGTATGATTTCCCACAGTTCAGCACATCAGTGCAGCCGTGGCTGAGTCCAGAACTACTGAGACAG GATTTACATGGATATAATGTGAAGTCAGATATTTACAGTGTTGGGATTACAGCATGTGAATTAGCCAGTGGGCGGGTACCTTTCCAGGACATGCACAGGACTCAG ATGCTGTTACAGAAACTGAAAGGTCCTCCTTATAGCCCATTGGATGTCAGTATTTTCCCTCAGTCAGAATCCAGAATGAAAAATTCCCGATCAGGTATAGACTCTGGGATTGGAGAAAGTGTACTTGTGTCCAGTGGCACTCGCACAGTGAACAGTGACAGACTGCAGACGCCATCctcaaaaagtttctctcctgccttcttcaaCTTGGTACAACTCTGTTTGCAACAAGATCCTGAGAAAAG accATCAGCAAGCAGTTTATTGTCCCATGTATTCTTTAAACAG ATGAAAGAACAAAGCCAGGATTCAATACTCTCACTGTTGCCTCCTGTTTATAACAAGCCATCAGTAGCAGTGCCTCCTGTGTTACCTTGGACCGAGCCAGAATGTATTTTTCCTGAAGAAAAAGACTCAAACTGGGAATTCTAG
- the STRADB gene encoding STE20-related kinase adapter protein beta isoform X3, whose protein sequence is MLVTVKITNLENCTDERLKALQKSLILSHLFRHPNVTTYWTVFTVGSWLWVISPFMAYGSASQLLKTYFPEGMSETLIRNILFGAVTGLNYLHQNGYIHRSIKASHILISGDGLVTLSGLSHLHSLVKHGQRHRAVYDFPQFSTSVQPWLSPELLRQDLHGYNVKSDIYSVGITACELASGRVPFQDMHRTQMLLQKLKGPPYSPLDVSIFPQSESRMKNSRSGIDSGIGESVLVSSGTRTVNSDRLQTPSSKSFSPAFFNLVQLCLQQDPEKRPSASSLLSHVFFKQMKEQSQDSILSLLPPVYNKPSVAVPPVLPWTEPECIFPEEKDSNWEF, encoded by the exons ATGTTGGTGACTGTAAAAATTACAAATCTGGAAAACTGCACTGATGAACGCCTAAAAGCTTTACAG AAATCACTAATTCTATCCCACTTGTTCCGGCACCCCAATGTTACAACTTATTGGACAGTTTTCACTGTTGGCAGCTGGCTTTGGGTTATTTCTCCATTTATGGCCTATG GTTCAGCAAGTCAACTCTTGAAGACTTATTTTCCTGAAGGAATGAGTGAAACTTTAATAAGAAACATCCTCTTTGGAGCAGTGACAGGGTTGAACTATCTGCACCAAAATGGCTATATTCACAG GAGTATTAAAGCCAGCCATATCCTCATTTCTGGTGATGGCCTAGTGACCCTCTCTGGCCTGTCCCATCTGCATAGTTTGGTTAAGCACGGACAGAGGCATAGGGCTGTGTATGATTTCCCACAGTTCAGCACATCAGTGCAGCCGTGGCTGAGTCCAGAACTACTGAGACAG GATTTACATGGATATAATGTGAAGTCAGATATTTACAGTGTTGGGATTACAGCATGTGAATTAGCCAGTGGGCGGGTACCTTTCCAGGACATGCACAGGACTCAG ATGCTGTTACAGAAACTGAAAGGTCCTCCTTATAGCCCATTGGATGTCAGTATTTTCCCTCAGTCAGAATCCAGAATGAAAAATTCCCGATCAGGTATAGACTCTGGGATTGGAGAAAGTGTACTTGTGTCCAGTGGCACTCGCACAGTGAACAGTGACAGACTGCAGACGCCATCctcaaaaagtttctctcctgccttcttcaaCTTGGTACAACTCTGTTTGCAACAAGATCCTGAGAAAAG accATCAGCAAGCAGTTTATTGTCCCATGTATTCTTTAAACAG ATGAAAGAACAAAGCCAGGATTCAATACTCTCACTGTTGCCTCCTGTTTATAACAAGCCATCAGTAGCAGTGCCTCCTGTGTTACCTTGGACCGAGCCAGAATGTATTTTTCCTGAAGAAAAAGACTCAAACTGGGAATTCTAG